The Chitinophaga sp. H8 genome contains a region encoding:
- a CDS encoding inositol-3-phosphate synthase: MKQQIEQAQGKLGILMPGLGAVATTMIAGVEAVKKGLSQPIGSLTQTGNIRLGKRTENRLPKIKDFVPLANLNDIVFGGWDVYEDNVYEAAVKAGVLDTHLLKAIQPELEAIVPMKAAFDKNFVKNLDGTHIKEQKSRYNLALAVMEDIRLFKEKNNCSRIVMVWCGSTEIYNEPVDIHESLEKFEQALVDNDLRIAPSMIYAYAALKLGIPFANGAPNLTCDIPALMELAKETKTPIGGKDFKTGQTLMKTILAPGLQARALGVQGWFSTNILGNRDGLVLDDPDNFRTKEVSKLGVLEDILRPDLNPELYGELYHKIRINYYPPRGDNKESWDNIDINGWLGYPMQIKINFLCRDSILAAPIVLDLALFMDLAQRAGMSGIQEWLSFYFKSPQTAPGLRPEHDIFKQLIKLENTLRHMMGEDLITHLGLDYYETPEENA, encoded by the coding sequence ATGAAACAGCAAATTGAACAAGCACAAGGAAAATTAGGCATCTTAATGCCTGGATTGGGAGCCGTGGCTACTACCATGATAGCTGGCGTGGAAGCAGTTAAAAAAGGTTTATCCCAACCCATTGGCTCGCTTACTCAAACGGGTAATATCCGTTTAGGTAAAAGAACGGAAAACAGACTGCCTAAAATCAAGGATTTTGTTCCACTGGCGAACCTGAATGATATCGTATTTGGTGGATGGGATGTATATGAGGACAATGTTTATGAAGCTGCCGTAAAAGCGGGTGTATTGGATACACATCTGCTGAAAGCCATCCAGCCGGAGCTGGAAGCTATCGTGCCAATGAAAGCGGCATTTGATAAGAATTTTGTAAAAAACCTGGACGGTACCCACATCAAGGAACAGAAAAGCAGGTATAACCTGGCGCTAGCAGTGATGGAAGATATCCGCCTGTTTAAGGAAAAAAACAACTGCAGCCGCATCGTGATGGTATGGTGTGGATCTACTGAAATATACAATGAGCCGGTAGATATTCACGAAAGCCTGGAAAAGTTTGAGCAGGCACTGGTAGATAATGATCTCCGTATTGCCCCCAGCATGATCTATGCCTATGCAGCGCTTAAACTGGGCATACCTTTTGCAAATGGAGCTCCTAATCTTACTTGTGATATCCCCGCATTAATGGAGTTGGCGAAGGAAACCAAAACGCCTATTGGCGGCAAAGACTTTAAAACCGGTCAGACACTGATGAAAACAATCCTGGCACCAGGCTTGCAAGCGCGTGCATTGGGTGTGCAGGGATGGTTTTCTACGAATATCCTGGGTAACCGGGATGGGCTGGTGCTGGATGATCCTGATAATTTCAGGACTAAAGAAGTATCCAAACTGGGTGTGCTGGAAGATATTCTGAGACCAGATCTGAACCCGGAATTGTATGGAGAGCTGTATCATAAGATCCGTATCAACTATTATCCTCCACGTGGAGATAATAAAGAGAGCTGGGATAATATCGATATCAATGGATGGCTGGGCTATCCCATGCAGATAAAGATCAATTTCCTTTGCCGCGATTCTATTCTGGCAGCACCAATTGTGCTGGATCTGGCATTATTTATGGACCTGGCACAACGTGCTGGCATGAGTGGCATTCAGGAATGGCTGTCATTCTACTTTAAATCACCACAAACAGCGCCAGGATTACGTCCGGAGCATGATATTTTCAAACAGCTCATCAAACTGGAAAACACGTTGCGCCATATGATGGGTGAAGATCTGATCACTCACCTGGGATTGGATTATTATGAAACACCAGAAGAAAATGCATGA
- a CDS encoding NAD-dependent epimerase/dehydratase family protein, whose amino-acid sequence MREKVLITGASGFVGFHLVDAALAAGMEVHAAVRKSSSIEHMSVFNVKYVYPDYNDQEGLRRELERQQYDYIIHAAGITRARNRAAYDAVNADYTKQLAQAAQAAGMLKKFIHISSLAAVGPVNYTALEPITEDNHPQPVTSYGQSKLLAEQYLMSTTGLPYIILRPTAVYGPRERDILIMFKTIGKGWEPYIGRAPQWLSFIYVKDLAQAVIKAMRAPVANSIYHISDGYAYDRYALAQITKALLHKKTMKLHIPHGVIKLLAGMMETATRWSEKSPVLSREKLQELTAANWHCSIEKIGRELSFVPQYNLETGLSQTLQWYKSNNWL is encoded by the coding sequence ATGAGGGAGAAGGTGTTGATAACGGGGGCCAGTGGTTTTGTAGGTTTTCACCTCGTGGATGCTGCATTGGCAGCAGGCATGGAGGTGCATGCTGCCGTGAGGAAATCCAGCAGTATTGAACATATGAGTGTTTTTAATGTTAAATATGTTTATCCCGATTATAATGATCAGGAGGGCCTCAGAAGGGAACTGGAACGCCAGCAGTATGATTATATCATTCATGCAGCCGGCATTACCAGGGCGCGTAACCGCGCAGCATATGATGCGGTAAATGCGGATTATACCAAACAACTGGCACAGGCAGCGCAAGCAGCTGGCATGCTGAAAAAGTTTATTCATATCAGTAGTCTGGCAGCAGTAGGGCCAGTCAATTACACCGCATTGGAGCCTATTACAGAAGATAATCATCCGCAGCCGGTTACCAGCTACGGGCAAAGCAAATTGTTAGCGGAACAATATTTGATGAGTACTACAGGTTTGCCATATATCATCCTTCGCCCCACTGCTGTGTACGGACCCCGGGAAAGAGATATCCTGATCATGTTTAAAACGATAGGAAAGGGGTGGGAGCCTTATATAGGGCGTGCTCCCCAGTGGTTGAGCTTTATTTATGTAAAAGACCTGGCACAGGCAGTGATTAAAGCCATGAGGGCACCTGTTGCCAACAGCATTTATCATATTTCAGATGGATATGCTTATGACCGGTATGCCTTGGCACAGATTACCAAGGCACTGTTACATAAAAAAACGATGAAGCTACATATTCCGCATGGGGTGATAAAGCTGCTGGCAGGTATGATGGAAACCGCTACCCGGTGGAGCGAAAAAAGCCCGGTGCTGAGCAGGGAGAAACTACAGGAATTAACTGCCGCTAACTGGCATTGCAGCATTGAGAAGATTGGAAGGGAACTGTCTTTTGTTCCGCAATATAACCTGGAAACAGGGCTGTCACAAACACTACAATGGTATAAATCCAATAATTGGTTATAA
- a CDS encoding phosphatidylglycerophosphatase A family protein — MIRFHRIMATCLGIGYIGKGGGTVAAVVTAIAWYLIQVGREIHLGTQLTITLLITALGIWSGNKVEAGWGKDDKKVVIDEMAGMCVSLLLIPMQLKYVITALVLFRFFDIVKPLFIRKTEQLPGGWGVMIDDVVAGIYANILLQLVISYNLF; from the coding sequence ATGATCAGGTTTCATAGGATAATGGCTACATGCCTGGGGATAGGGTACATAGGAAAAGGCGGGGGCACCGTAGCTGCGGTAGTTACCGCTATTGCCTGGTACCTTATCCAGGTAGGCCGGGAAATTCACCTGGGCACACAGCTCACCATCACCTTACTGATAACGGCATTGGGTATCTGGTCGGGCAATAAAGTGGAAGCGGGCTGGGGAAAGGATGATAAAAAAGTGGTGATAGATGAAATGGCAGGTATGTGCGTAAGTCTGCTATTGATTCCGATGCAGCTGAAATATGTGATCACGGCCTTAGTGCTGTTCCGGTTTTTTGATATTGTAAAGCCGCTGTTTATCCGGAAAACAGAGCAGTTGCCCGGAGGATGGGGGGTAATGATAGATGATGTAGTGGCGGGTATTTATGCTAATATATTATTACAGTTAGTGATCAGCTATAACCTGTTTTGA
- a CDS encoding GtrA family protein, whose protein sequence is MFTFIKAQAASLTATASDFLMTILLVEVFGCWYVAASATGTFTGGVCNFIICRRWVFNAENGPVRWQAMKYVLVWIGNLGLNAGGVFLVTHYVGWSYIISKVFISLVVGAGYNYVLQKKFVFK, encoded by the coding sequence ATGTTCACATTTATTAAAGCACAGGCAGCTTCATTAACGGCTACGGCTTCCGATTTCCTGATGACCATTTTGCTGGTGGAAGTTTTCGGATGCTGGTATGTTGCAGCAAGTGCAACAGGAACATTTACAGGAGGAGTTTGCAATTTTATTATTTGCAGGCGTTGGGTGTTTAATGCGGAAAACGGACCCGTGAGATGGCAGGCCATGAAATATGTGCTGGTATGGATAGGAAACCTGGGCCTCAACGCTGGTGGCGTATTCCTGGTTACTCACTACGTGGGATGGAGCTACATCATTTCCAAGGTATTCATATCATTGGTGGTAGGTGCAGGATACAATTATGTATTGCAAAAGAAATTTGTTTTTAAATGA
- a CDS encoding DUF5686 and carboxypeptidase-like regulatory domain-containing protein, protein MSWNKYHRNGVRIFAVILLLICRAGISFAQEIVVKGTVVEVDGKTPLPFVNVFIPGTSTGTQTDANGKYTIRMTTARDSLRFAYLGYKTVTLGVSDAPQQVMNVRLQTAARSLSEVVVKAGKKERYRNKDNPAVELIRLVIDHKASNRIDHYDYLRYNQYEKLEFALSNLSEKVKNNRLTRKYKFIFDNQDTTKMEGKSLLPIYLEETLSDVYYRRNPEKKKTIVKADKKVSFEEYIDNQGMSAYLNHIYQNIDIYDNNMMLFTNQFLSPIANSAPTFYKYFITDTITTDTQEKLIVLDFMPRNKADFLLQGKLYITLDGNYGIQKADFTANKEVNLNWVREFRVFLDFDKSKDGKYYMSKTTMQADFGIFKGRGGIFGERTVSVKDFVINEPQPDDFYKGPALVKPESAGLAGDSFWVANRHDSLTVAESKVYANIDSLQHMRSFRRTMDIATLLLAGYKGFGPVEVGPVNTFYSFNPVEGFRLRLGGRTTPKFNKNIYLETYAAYGFKDEKWKYYLGGTYSFTNRAQFEFPVRALRANFQRDTKIPGQELQFVQEDNFLLSFKRGDNNKWLYNDIYNVDYLHEFNNHASFKVGFKNWKQQPAGGLTYFKGGPVTGLNVPALTTSELSLELRWAPHEQFYQGKVYRIPIPNKYPIFTLRGIAGVKGLFGGEYNYQNLTLNIYKMAYLSQLGFSEIVLEGGYVFGKLPFPLLTIHRANQSYSYQLQSYNMMNFLEFVSDHYVGLNIDHNFNGFIFNKVPLLKKLKLREVAAVKVLYGGVRPENRPENDPSLYKFPVDEHGFTTTFSLDKKPYIEGSIGIANIFKLFRIDLVKRFSYLEHPGVSEYGIRGRFKLDF, encoded by the coding sequence ATGAGTTGGAATAAGTACCATAGGAATGGCGTAAGAATATTTGCAGTCATATTGTTATTAATATGCCGGGCAGGCATATCGTTTGCACAGGAAATAGTTGTAAAGGGTACCGTAGTGGAAGTGGATGGCAAAACACCATTGCCGTTTGTAAATGTTTTTATCCCCGGCACATCAACAGGCACACAAACAGATGCCAACGGAAAATATACTATCCGGATGACCACTGCCAGAGATAGCCTCCGGTTTGCCTACCTGGGATACAAAACCGTTACGCTAGGGGTATCTGATGCGCCTCAACAGGTGATGAACGTACGATTACAAACTGCTGCCAGGAGCCTGTCTGAAGTAGTGGTGAAAGCCGGGAAGAAAGAACGGTACCGCAATAAGGACAACCCGGCCGTAGAACTGATCCGGCTGGTCATTGACCACAAAGCATCTAACCGGATTGATCATTACGATTACCTCCGGTATAACCAATACGAAAAACTGGAGTTTGCGCTGAGTAACCTTTCAGAAAAGGTGAAAAATAACCGGTTGACACGTAAATACAAGTTCATATTTGATAACCAGGATACCACCAAAATGGAAGGGAAATCCCTGCTACCCATTTACCTGGAAGAAACGCTCTCCGATGTCTACTATCGCCGTAATCCCGAAAAGAAAAAAACGATCGTAAAGGCGGATAAGAAAGTGAGCTTTGAAGAATATATTGACAACCAGGGCATGAGTGCCTATCTGAATCATATTTATCAGAACATTGATATTTATGATAACAACATGATGTTGTTTACCAACCAGTTTTTAAGTCCGATTGCTAATTCGGCGCCTACTTTTTATAAGTACTTTATTACAGATACGATCACTACAGATACGCAGGAGAAGCTGATCGTACTGGACTTTATGCCCAGGAATAAAGCCGATTTCCTGCTGCAGGGTAAATTGTATATCACACTGGACGGTAACTATGGTATTCAGAAAGCGGACTTCACCGCCAATAAAGAAGTGAACCTGAACTGGGTACGTGAGTTCAGGGTATTCCTCGATTTTGATAAAAGCAAAGATGGCAAGTACTACATGAGCAAAACTACCATGCAGGCCGATTTTGGGATCTTCAAAGGCCGTGGAGGTATCTTTGGCGAACGTACCGTGTCTGTAAAGGATTTTGTGATTAACGAGCCACAACCGGACGATTTTTATAAAGGTCCGGCATTGGTAAAGCCCGAAAGCGCGGGCCTGGCAGGGGATAGCTTCTGGGTGGCTAACCGCCATGACAGCCTTACGGTGGCGGAATCAAAGGTGTATGCCAATATTGACAGCCTGCAACATATGCGTTCCTTCAGAAGAACAATGGACATAGCTACTTTACTACTGGCCGGATATAAAGGGTTTGGACCGGTGGAAGTGGGGCCGGTGAACACTTTTTACAGCTTTAACCCTGTGGAAGGGTTCCGGCTCAGATTAGGCGGCCGTACTACTCCTAAGTTTAACAAGAACATCTACCTGGAAACATATGCTGCTTACGGGTTTAAGGATGAGAAATGGAAATATTACCTGGGAGGTACCTATTCCTTCACCAACCGGGCACAGTTTGAATTCCCGGTAAGGGCGCTGCGGGCCAATTTTCAGCGGGATACTAAAATACCGGGCCAGGAGCTGCAGTTTGTGCAGGAAGACAACTTCCTGCTATCGTTTAAGAGAGGGGATAACAATAAGTGGTTGTATAATGATATTTACAATGTGGATTACCTCCACGAGTTTAATAACCATGCCTCATTTAAGGTGGGCTTTAAAAACTGGAAACAACAGCCAGCGGGTGGACTTACCTACTTTAAAGGCGGGCCGGTTACCGGCCTCAATGTACCGGCGCTCACTACCAGTGAGCTTTCCCTGGAGCTGAGATGGGCGCCACATGAGCAGTTTTACCAGGGTAAGGTATACCGCATTCCTATCCCTAACAAGTATCCTATTTTCACATTGCGGGGTATTGCGGGGGTAAAGGGATTGTTTGGCGGGGAGTATAATTACCAGAACCTGACCCTGAACATCTATAAAATGGCTTATCTGTCACAGTTAGGTTTCAGCGAAATCGTGCTGGAAGGCGGTTATGTGTTCGGCAAGCTACCCTTTCCATTGCTCACTATACACCGGGCTAACCAAAGTTATTCTTACCAGTTGCAGTCCTATAATATGATGAACTTCCTGGAATTTGTGAGCGATCATTATGTAGGATTAAATATTGATCATAACTTTAACGGCTTTATTTTCAATAAGGTGCCTTTACTAAAGAAGCTGAAATTACGTGAGGTAGCGGCCGTAAAAGTATTGTACGGAGGGGTAAGGCCGGAGAACAGGCCGGAAAATGATCCGTCGCTGTATAAGTTCCCGGTGGACGAGCATGGTTTTACAACTACTTTTTCGCTGGATAAGAAGCCTTACATAGAGGGCAGTATAGGGATTGCCAATATATTTAAATTGTTCCGGATAGACCTGGTAAAACGCTTTAGTTACCTGGAGCATCCGGGGGTATCTGAATACGGCATCCGGGGCCGGTTCAAATTAGACTTTTAA
- the spt gene encoding serine palmitoyltransferase, with protein MHKKLHDKVSWLTEVTTAKEKGIYPYFRPISSAQDTVVMIGGKEVLMFGSNSYLGLTNHPVIKAAARQAIEKYGTGCAGSRFLNGTLDLHLELEKRLASYVNKEAAIVFSTGFQANLGALSSFTGRNDYIIMDEYDHASMIDGSRLSFSRVLKYRHNNMADLERKLQDLPENAVKLIAVDGVFSMEGDIARLPEITALADTYGANIMVDDAHGLGVIGEQGAGTASHFGLDQEVDLIMGTFSKSLASLGGFIAGDEDSIEYLKHKARSLIFSASMTPAAAASTIAALDIIQSEPEHVANLWRNTHYAMALLQEAGFETGPTETPIIPIYVRDNEKTFRVTQMLLQEGVFVNPVVPPAVPPDATLIRFSLMATHTLKQIEEAVDKLIKTFRKARISNLKEKI; from the coding sequence ATGCATAAGAAGCTGCATGATAAGGTATCATGGCTAACAGAGGTAACTACTGCAAAGGAAAAAGGAATATACCCGTATTTCAGACCGATATCATCCGCCCAGGATACAGTAGTAATGATAGGAGGGAAAGAGGTATTGATGTTTGGTTCCAACTCTTACCTGGGGCTTACCAATCATCCGGTGATCAAGGCGGCTGCCCGGCAGGCAATTGAAAAATATGGAACAGGTTGTGCCGGATCCCGTTTTTTAAATGGTACGCTGGACCTGCATCTCGAATTGGAGAAGCGTCTTGCCAGCTATGTCAATAAAGAAGCGGCCATCGTATTCAGCACGGGATTCCAGGCAAACCTGGGCGCCCTCTCCAGTTTTACAGGCCGCAATGATTATATTATTATGGATGAATATGATCATGCTTCTATGATCGATGGAAGCAGGCTTTCGTTTTCCAGGGTATTAAAATACCGCCATAATAATATGGCCGACCTGGAACGTAAACTGCAGGATCTGCCAGAAAATGCGGTTAAACTTATTGCGGTGGATGGTGTTTTCAGTATGGAAGGAGATATTGCCAGATTACCTGAAATAACCGCCCTGGCAGACACCTATGGTGCTAATATCATGGTGGATGATGCACACGGCTTAGGCGTAATAGGTGAACAGGGGGCTGGCACTGCCTCCCATTTTGGATTGGACCAGGAAGTGGACCTTATCATGGGCACTTTCAGTAAATCACTGGCTTCTCTGGGAGGTTTTATTGCCGGGGATGAAGACAGCATCGAATACCTGAAACATAAAGCCCGGTCGCTTATTTTCAGTGCCAGCATGACGCCGGCTGCTGCGGCCAGTACCATCGCAGCATTAGATATCATTCAATCAGAACCGGAACATGTCGCCAACCTCTGGCGAAATACCCACTATGCTATGGCATTACTACAGGAGGCTGGCTTTGAAACAGGCCCTACCGAAACCCCCATCATCCCGATCTATGTCAGAGATAATGAAAAAACATTCCGGGTTACTCAAATGCTGCTGCAGGAAGGCGTATTCGTAAACCCTGTAGTACCTCCGGCTGTTCCGCCGGATGCTACCCTGATCCGCTTTTCCCTGATGGCTACCCATACCTTAAAACAAATTGAAGAAGCAGTGGATAAACTTATTAAAACATTCCGGAAAGCCAGAATCAGTAACTTAAAAGAAAAGATATGA
- a CDS encoding DUF4833 domain-containing protein: MKTMAFRDKLQQGIYVVINPLVRGLIKMGLTPNAVTTIGLILNIGVAVIFIIGAEDGNRADLSYIGWAGGLILFAGLFDMLDGQVARLGNMSSRFGALYDSVLDRYSELVLFLGICYYLVAHHYFLSSLFAFIALIGSMMVSYTRARAEGLGIECKGGLMQRPERVVILAVSAIACGIVAACIGGDYKLFIPGIPFHVFETISIFTIPITIMAVLTNITAINRLRDAGAALEREDKAKKGNGSGMPGGLPVVIALVLLLGMGTKPVMAIGPDLPGKNETDTFPVPAGIPHLLFYIQRTSNINTIVYDLNLAEDGTLNVGEPVNAYWVRYAEDGSKKKLNYIQKKFAYGLKAKSIGNNKYELRSVAYDKHPLYLAGTGGGNYQVYTKIKDEMAVLKRIYLKIEGGTFWVPNVVYVELKGVNPVTGAEIIERFKP, encoded by the coding sequence ATGAAAACAATGGCTTTCAGAGATAAGCTGCAGCAAGGTATTTACGTAGTCATTAATCCGCTGGTACGCGGCCTGATAAAGATGGGGCTTACCCCTAATGCGGTAACCACCATTGGTCTTATTTTAAATATAGGGGTAGCGGTTATTTTTATCATAGGTGCAGAAGATGGCAACCGGGCAGATCTTTCTTATATAGGATGGGCAGGTGGATTGATTCTCTTTGCAGGTTTATTTGATATGCTGGATGGACAGGTGGCCCGTTTAGGGAATATGAGTTCCCGTTTTGGGGCTTTATATGATTCTGTGCTGGACCGTTACAGTGAATTAGTACTCTTTCTGGGCATTTGTTATTACCTGGTGGCGCATCATTATTTCCTGAGTTCTCTTTTTGCCTTTATCGCGCTGATTGGGTCTATGATGGTAAGTTATACCAGGGCACGTGCAGAAGGGTTGGGTATTGAGTGTAAAGGTGGCCTGATGCAGCGTCCGGAGCGGGTGGTGATCCTGGCAGTATCTGCCATTGCCTGTGGCATAGTAGCAGCGTGTATTGGAGGGGACTATAAATTATTTATTCCGGGGATTCCGTTTCACGTATTCGAAACGATCTCCATTTTTACCATTCCTATTACTATTATGGCAGTACTGACAAATATTACGGCAATTAACCGGTTGAGAGATGCAGGGGCAGCGTTGGAAAGAGAAGATAAAGCAAAAAAAGGGAATGGATCAGGTATGCCTGGCGGGCTACCGGTAGTAATAGCGCTGGTGCTGCTGCTGGGCATGGGTACTAAACCGGTAATGGCTATAGGGCCGGATTTGCCGGGGAAGAATGAAACAGATACTTTTCCCGTACCAGCGGGCATTCCCCATTTATTGTTTTATATACAGCGTACTTCCAATATCAACACGATTGTGTATGATCTGAACCTCGCTGAGGATGGCACGCTTAATGTGGGAGAACCGGTAAATGCGTATTGGGTAAGATACGCAGAAGATGGCTCTAAAAAGAAGCTGAATTATATACAGAAAAAATTTGCATACGGCCTGAAGGCAAAATCAATAGGTAATAATAAATACGAGTTGCGTTCAGTAGCCTATGACAAACATCCGCTTTACCTGGCAGGCACAGGGGGCGGAAACTACCAGGTATACACGAAGATCAAGGACGAAATGGCTGTTCTGAAACGTATTTATCTGAAAATTGAAGGCGGCACTTTCTGGGTACCTAATGTAGTATATGTGGAATTAAAAGGAGTAAACCCGGTAACGGGTGCGGAGATAATAGAACGATTTAAGCCATAA
- a CDS encoding phosphatase PAP2 family protein produces the protein MNNTFTARGVTLFNGKTLLFTGILSIAYLLLSWALVGFKTDQLVLVAIFNTFYYVSWGTRKFIQGFSIFIIFWVLFDYMKAFPNFHYNEVHIKSLYDAEMHWFGIREGDKLITPNEFWLIHQNRWLDIMSGAFYLTWVPVPLLFAGILFFRNRVQFFHFSLTFLLVNLIGFVIYYVYPAAPPWYVQLHGFDFYPATRGNTAGLARFDAFFHVDIFQSLYTKSSNVFAAMPSLHSAYPLIVLVYGWRNKMGWLNILFAVIVAGIWFAAVYTSHHYVLDVIAGIICAVAGILLYNSVFRKEVERRVLKANT, from the coding sequence ATGAATAACACTTTCACCGCAAGGGGTGTTACGCTTTTTAATGGCAAAACATTATTGTTTACAGGTATACTCAGTATAGCATACCTGTTATTATCATGGGCGCTGGTAGGTTTTAAAACAGATCAGCTGGTACTGGTAGCGATATTTAATACTTTTTATTACGTGTCATGGGGTACCCGCAAATTCATCCAGGGTTTTTCCATCTTTATTATCTTCTGGGTGCTGTTTGACTATATGAAGGCTTTTCCCAATTTTCACTATAATGAGGTGCATATCAAAAGCCTGTATGATGCGGAAATGCATTGGTTTGGGATCAGAGAAGGGGATAAGCTTATTACCCCTAATGAGTTCTGGCTGATACACCAGAACCGGTGGCTGGATATTATGTCGGGGGCATTTTATCTTACCTGGGTACCGGTACCTTTGTTATTTGCAGGGATTCTCTTTTTCCGCAACAGGGTACAGTTCTTTCATTTTTCCCTTACTTTTTTGCTGGTCAACCTGATTGGTTTTGTGATCTATTATGTGTATCCTGCGGCCCCACCATGGTATGTACAGTTACATGGATTTGATTTTTATCCTGCTACACGGGGTAATACTGCTGGTCTGGCACGGTTTGATGCCTTCTTTCATGTAGATATCTTCCAGTCGCTTTATACCAAGAGTTCCAATGTATTTGCAGCAATGCCTTCGCTGCATTCTGCTTATCCGCTGATTGTGCTGGTATATGGCTGGCGCAATAAGATGGGCTGGCTGAATATCCTTTTTGCAGTGATTGTTGCCGGGATCTGGTTTGCAGCGGTATACACCAGTCACCATTATGTACTGGATGTAATAGCCGGCATTATATGTGCCGTGGCGGGAATCCTCTTATACAACAGCGTGTTTAGAAAAGAAGTGGAGCGCAGGGTGCTAAAAGCAAATACCTGA